The following are encoded in a window of Brevibacillus ruminantium genomic DNA:
- a CDS encoding sigma-54-dependent transcriptional regulator — MMKKRVLIIDDEVEVTSFFTYFLQSQQCEVTVAHSGREMHHLLEEGTDYQLALIDLKLPDANGLELLTAVKKRMPACEAIVMTGYSTIKSAVTAMQLGARDYLEKPFDDLDSLESVLFSVLEQNTSTDDELARTARHFGILYAGSSPMVTLLTLAEKLAKKAINVLIEGETGTGKELLARFLHGVSPRAAFPFVGINCGAIPETLLESELFGHEKGAFTGAVKGRKGFFELANNGTLFLDEIGEAPLSIQVKLLRTIETGEYMRIGGEQTWKSNIRFVSATNRNLEREVDGNRFRADLLYRLEGVKLTIPSLRERPDDIPVIVQDYLEKKYGGAYRIDEEALSLLKTYSWPGNVRQLLNVINQAAAIHEGPLLLPEHLPAAIRSHTAPLPQNESGPLSVQQFVEQEAIRFQENIMSRIGSIDDIQFDILLERIRRLETEVGRHVIRKGLGETNGNRQLLSEKLGISKRTLRYILNEKD, encoded by the coding sequence TTGATGAAGAAACGCGTGCTGATCATTGATGATGAAGTAGAAGTCACCTCTTTTTTCACGTATTTTCTCCAAAGCCAGCAATGCGAGGTGACGGTCGCCCATTCCGGCCGGGAGATGCACCATCTGCTGGAGGAAGGCACTGACTATCAACTGGCATTGATTGATCTCAAATTGCCCGATGCCAACGGTCTGGAGCTGTTGACCGCTGTCAAAAAACGCATGCCAGCCTGTGAAGCCATCGTAATGACCGGGTACAGCACGATCAAATCAGCCGTGACCGCTATGCAGCTAGGGGCTCGCGACTATTTGGAAAAGCCCTTCGACGATTTGGACAGCCTGGAGTCGGTTCTCTTTTCCGTCCTGGAGCAAAACACTTCCACGGATGACGAGCTTGCCCGCACTGCCCGCCACTTTGGGATTCTCTATGCGGGGAGCAGTCCGATGGTTACATTGTTGACCCTGGCAGAAAAACTGGCCAAGAAGGCGATCAACGTGCTGATTGAAGGAGAGACAGGCACCGGCAAAGAGCTGCTTGCCCGCTTTCTCCACGGTGTCAGCCCCCGGGCGGCTTTTCCCTTTGTCGGGATCAACTGCGGCGCGATTCCGGAAACACTGCTGGAGAGCGAACTGTTCGGTCATGAAAAAGGGGCATTTACCGGTGCCGTGAAGGGGCGCAAGGGTTTTTTTGAGCTGGCCAACAACGGTACGCTGTTTCTGGATGAGATCGGCGAAGCGCCTTTGTCCATTCAGGTCAAGCTGCTGCGTACCATCGAGACCGGTGAATATATGCGCATCGGCGGAGAGCAGACATGGAAGAGCAACATCCGTTTCGTCTCGGCCACGAACCGGAATCTGGAACGAGAGGTGGACGGAAATCGATTTCGCGCGGATCTGTTGTACCGGTTGGAAGGCGTCAAATTGACGATCCCGTCCTTGCGGGAACGGCCGGATGATATCCCCGTGATTGTTCAGGATTATCTGGAGAAAAAGTATGGCGGCGCTTACCGGATTGATGAAGAGGCCCTGTCCCTGCTCAAGACCTATTCTTGGCCAGGGAATGTCAGACAGCTGCTCAATGTGATCAACCAGGCGGCAGCGATCCACGAAGGGCCTCTTCTTTTGCCTGAGCATCTGCCTGCTGCGATCCGAAGCCACACCGCCCCGCTCCCCCAAAACGAAAGCGGACCGCTTTCTGTCCAGCAATTCGTGGAACAGGAAGCGATCCGCTTTCAGGAGAATATCATGAGCCGGATTGGTTCGATCGACGATATTCAGTTCGATATATTGCTGGAGAGAATCCGCAGACTGGAGACCGAGGTGGGCCGCCATGTCATCCGCAAAGGGCTGGGCGAGACGAATGGAAACCGGCAACTGCTCAGCGAAAAGCTGGGCATCTCCAAGCGGACGCTCCGTTACATCCTCAACGAAAAAGACTGA
- a CDS encoding TetR/AcrR family transcriptional regulator, translating into MDKSKSIEESLLQYVEELKDESEMTEKQRNIIRASIKLFATKGFHASSTAEIAKEAGVAEGTIFRHYKSKKDILLAVVAPVLVKFAAPFILRDIREIFHKESELSINEIITNLFRNRLELIEANEKHARILLQEAFFHEEIREALLSTVFRETKGLADHLINNRIEAGELRPLPSEAVFRVIFSSLIGLVLFKHVADPDRFAQRSDDEQIALTVDILMNGIANRS; encoded by the coding sequence GTGGATAAAAGCAAAAGTATAGAAGAAAGTCTGCTGCAATACGTGGAAGAGTTAAAAGATGAGAGTGAAATGACGGAAAAGCAGCGAAATATTATCCGAGCATCGATCAAGCTGTTTGCGACAAAAGGCTTTCACGCCAGCTCCACTGCAGAGATTGCCAAGGAAGCTGGCGTGGCTGAAGGAACAATCTTCCGCCACTACAAATCCAAGAAGGATATATTGCTGGCCGTAGTGGCTCCGGTACTGGTCAAATTTGCGGCGCCGTTTATCCTTCGCGACATTCGAGAAATTTTTCACAAAGAGTCCGAGCTGTCTATAAATGAAATCATCACAAACCTCTTTCGCAATCGGCTGGAGCTGATCGAAGCCAACGAAAAGCACGCCCGCATCCTGTTGCAGGAAGCGTTCTTTCATGAGGAAATTCGGGAGGCTCTTCTGTCCACAGTATTCCGCGAGACCAAAGGGCTTGCCGATCATTTGATCAACAACCGCATCGAGGCGGGCGAGCTGCGGCCGCTTCCGTCTGAGGCTGTGTTCCGGGTCATTTTTTCCTCGCTCATCGGCCTGGTTTTGTTCAAACACGTAGCCGACCCGGATCGCTTTGCCCAGCGCAGCGATGACGAGCAAATTGCGCTTACCGTCGATATTCTGATGAACGGCATTGCCAACCGCTCCTGA